The following are encoded in a window of Prevotella melaninogenica genomic DNA:
- a CDS encoding DUF3945 domain-containing protein has protein sequence MAKKKDEKDVLVVRDEKTGEISVVAGLNADGTPKRTPAKAENAQSFLQFDRHGDVLDNFFKNFFRQCKEPSRFGFYRIAADQAENLLEVMKQLLKDPEANKELLAPHKVDTSDYEKKVQEEMAAQQTEKQEPQKQENMEQRKEQQQDKSEQMQGKRGYQPIDESKINWQELEDRWGVKRDNLEKSGDLTKMLNYGKSDLVKVKPTFGGESFELDARLSFKKDGEGNISLVPHFIRKEQKLDEYKEHKFSDNDRKNLRETGNLGRVVDIVDRETGEIIPSYISIDRKTNEITDIPASRVRIPERIGKTEITTQERDMLRAGLPVRDKLIERNDGRKFVTTLQVNVEQRGVEFVPGTGKSPRTAQTQETKGDTSKSQAQGGENAAQTKKEQRRNTWTNEDGSIRPISKWSGVSFTDQQKADYVAGKAVKLENVTDKQGFHATMYIKFNPEKGRPYRYDTNPDNAQQVAPSNESRTQVAVNNDGKTNEATKNLREPLQKGQTNPKDARQQQQQEKPQKKTGKGMKM, from the coding sequence ATGGCAAAGAAAAAAGACGAAAAGGACGTGCTGGTAGTCCGTGACGAGAAGACAGGCGAGATCAGCGTGGTAGCCGGGCTGAACGCGGACGGCACACCCAAGCGCACCCCCGCAAAAGCGGAGAACGCGCAGAGTTTCCTGCAATTCGACCGACATGGCGACGTGCTGGACAACTTCTTCAAGAACTTCTTCCGGCAGTGCAAGGAACCCAGCCGCTTCGGTTTCTACCGCATTGCGGCAGACCAAGCTGAAAATCTCTTAGAGGTGATGAAGCAACTGCTGAAAGACCCCGAAGCGAACAAGGAGCTGCTCGCCCCTCACAAGGTGGACACCTCCGACTATGAGAAGAAGGTGCAGGAAGAGATGGCAGCACAACAGACAGAGAAACAAGAACCTCAAAAACAGGAGAACATGGAACAACGGAAAGAACAGCAACAGGACAAATCCGAACAGATGCAGGGCAAACGTGGCTACCAGCCCATCGACGAGAGTAAAATCAACTGGCAGGAGCTGGAGGACAGATGGGGCGTAAAGCGGGACAACCTTGAAAAGTCCGGCGACCTTACGAAGATGCTCAACTATGGCAAGTCCGACTTGGTAAAGGTCAAACCGACCTTCGGCGGCGAATCATTCGAGCTGGACGCCCGCCTCTCCTTCAAGAAGGACGGTGAGGGAAACATCAGCCTCGTGCCGCACTTCATCCGCAAGGAGCAGAAGCTGGATGAGTACAAGGAACACAAATTCTCCGACAATGACCGGAAGAACCTCCGCGAAACGGGCAATCTCGGTAGGGTCGTGGACATTGTGGACAGGGAAACGGGCGAGATCATCCCCTCCTACATCAGCATCGACCGCAAGACGAATGAAATCACGGACATTCCGGCAAGCAGGGTGCGCATCCCGGAGCGCATCGGCAAGACGGAAATCACCACGCAGGAGCGGGACATGCTCCGCGCCGGACTGCCCGTACGCGACAAGCTCATCGAGCGCAACGACGGCAGAAAGTTCGTCACCACCCTGCAAGTGAACGTGGAGCAGCGCGGCGTGGAGTTCGTGCCGGGAACCGGCAAGTCGCCCCGTACCGCACAGACACAGGAAACCAAAGGCGACACATCGAAAAGTCAGGCGCAGGGCGGGGAAAATGCCGCACAGACCAAGAAGGAGCAACGCCGCAACACGTGGACGAACGAGGACGGCAGCATCCGCCCCATCAGCAAATGGAGCGGCGTGAGCTTCACCGACCAGCAGAAAGCCGACTATGTGGCGGGTAAAGCCGTGAAGCTGGAGAACGTGACCGACAAGCAGGGCTTCCATGCCACGATGTATATCAAGTTCAACCCGGAGAAGGGACGCCCGTACCGCTACGACACGAACCCTGACAATGCACAGCAGGTTGCTCCGTCCAACGAGAGCCGCACGCAGGTGGCGGTGAACAACGATGGCAAGACCAACGAGGCTACAAAGAATCTGAGAGAGCCGTTGCAGAAAGGTCAGACCAACCCGAAGGACGCCCGCCAGCAACAGCAGCAGGAGAAGCCGCAGAAGAAAACGGGCAAGGGCATGAAAATGTAA
- the topB gene encoding type IA DNA topoisomerase translates to MKTIIAEKPSVAREIARIVGATKREEGYFEGGGYAVTWAFGHLVQLAMPDGYGVRGFVRDNLPIIPDTFTLVPRQVRTEKGYKPDSGVVSQIKVIKRLFDTSEHIIVATDAGREGELIFRYLYHYTGCTTPFVRLWISSLTDKAIREGLRKLEDGSKYDNLYLAAKARSESDWLVGINGTQALSIAAGHGTYSVGRVQTPTLAMVCERYWENRRFTSEAFWQLHIATDGCDGEVVKFSSSEKWKEKEPAMELYNKVKAAGCATVTKAERKEKTEETPLLYDLTTLQKEANAKHGFTAEQTLEIAQKLYEKKLITYPRTGSRYIPEDVFAEIPKLLAFIGTQPEWKDKVRAKAAPTRRSVDDGKVTDHHALLVTGEKPLFLSKEDNTIYQMIAGRMVEAFSEKCVKDVTTVTAECAGVEFTVKGSVVKQTGWRAVYGEEKEEITIPGWQEGDTLTPKGSSITEGKTKPKPLHTEATLLSAMETAGKEIEDDALRQAMKDCGIGTPATRASIIETLFKRGYMERCKKSLVPTEKGLALNSVVKTMRIADVAMTGEWEKELARIERGELSDDTFRKEIEAYTREITSELISCDKLFGSRDSGCACPKCGTGRMRFYGKVVRCDNTECGLPVFRLKAGRTLSDDEIKDLLTEGHTKLLKGFKSKQGKSFDAVVAFDGEYNTTFVFPEAKKDKKFSGRKK, encoded by the coding sequence ATGAAGACAATCATTGCAGAAAAGCCCTCCGTGGCACGTGAAATCGCCCGCATCGTGGGCGCGACAAAGAGAGAGGAAGGATATTTCGAGGGAGGCGGTTATGCCGTGACATGGGCATTCGGACACCTCGTTCAGCTTGCCATGCCCGACGGCTACGGCGTGCGCGGATTTGTCCGTGACAACCTCCCGATTATTCCCGACACATTCACGCTCGTCCCCCGTCAGGTCAGGACGGAGAAAGGTTACAAGCCCGACAGCGGCGTGGTGTCGCAGATAAAAGTCATCAAAAGACTGTTCGACACAAGCGAACATATCATCGTGGCGACCGATGCCGGACGCGAGGGAGAGCTTATCTTCCGCTACCTCTACCACTATACGGGTTGCACCACTCCTTTCGTGCGCCTGTGGATCAGCTCTCTCACCGACAAAGCTATCCGCGAGGGACTGCGGAAACTCGAAGACGGCAGCAAATACGACAACCTCTACCTCGCCGCCAAAGCGCGGAGCGAATCCGACTGGCTCGTGGGCATCAACGGCACACAGGCGTTATCCATCGCCGCCGGACACGGCACGTATTCCGTGGGGCGGGTGCAGACACCAACGTTGGCTATGGTATGTGAACGCTACTGGGAGAACCGCCGCTTTACGTCCGAAGCATTCTGGCAGCTCCATATCGCAACGGACGGTTGCGACGGCGAAGTCGTGAAATTCTCATCCTCCGAGAAATGGAAAGAGAAAGAACCGGCGATGGAACTATATAATAAGGTAAAGGCGGCAGGTTGCGCCACTGTCACGAAAGCCGAGCGCAAGGAGAAGACGGAGGAAACTCCCTTGCTCTACGACCTGACCACGCTCCAGAAAGAAGCCAACGCCAAGCACGGCTTCACGGCGGAACAGACGCTTGAAATCGCGCAGAAACTCTACGAAAAGAAGTTGATAACCTATCCGAGAACGGGAAGCCGCTACATCCCCGAAGACGTGTTTGCCGAAATTCCCAAACTGCTCGCTTTCATCGGCACACAGCCCGAATGGAAAGACAAGGTGCGGGCAAAAGCCGCCCCGACACGCCGCAGCGTGGACGACGGCAAGGTGACAGACCACCATGCCCTGCTCGTCACGGGTGAGAAACCGCTCTTCCTCTCCAAAGAGGACAATACCATCTATCAGATGATTGCCGGGCGCATGGTCGAGGCATTCTCTGAGAAATGCGTCAAGGATGTGACCACTGTCACGGCGGAATGTGCCGGAGTGGAGTTTACCGTAAAAGGCAGCGTCGTGAAGCAAACCGGATGGCGTGCCGTCTATGGCGAGGAAAAAGAGGAAATTACCATCCCCGGCTGGCAGGAAGGCGACACGCTGACACCGAAAGGCTCGTCCATTACCGAAGGAAAGACCAAACCCAAGCCGCTGCATACCGAAGCCACCCTGCTCTCGGCAATGGAAACGGCGGGCAAGGAAATTGAGGACGACGCACTGCGGCAGGCGATGAAGGACTGTGGCATCGGTACTCCCGCCACACGCGCCTCCATCATCGAAACGCTTTTCAAGCGCGGTTACATGGAACGCTGCAAGAAGTCGCTTGTTCCCACCGAAAAAGGACTTGCCCTCAATTCCGTCGTCAAGACGATGCGCATCGCCGATGTTGCCATGACGGGCGAATGGGAAAAGGAGCTGGCGCGTATCGAGCGCGGGGAACTGTCCGACGACACCTTCCGCAAGGAGATAGAGGCGTACACACGTGAGATAACCTCCGAACTGATCTCGTGCGACAAGCTCTTCGGCAGCCGTGACTCCGGCTGCGCGTGTCCCAAGTGTGGCACGGGCAGGATGCGGTTCTACGGCAAGGTGGTACGCTGCGACAACACGGAGTGCGGACTGCCCGTGTTCCGGCTGAAAGCGGGACGCACCCTGTCCGACGATGAAATCAAAGACCTGCTCACCGAAGGGCATACCAAGCTGCTCAAAGGGTTCAAGAGCAAACAGGGCAAGAGTTTCGATGCTGTTGTCGCCTTTGACGGGGAATATAACACGACTTTTGTGTTCCCGGAGGCTAAAAAGGACAAGAAATTTTCAGGACGGAAGAAATAG
- a CDS encoding helix-turn-helix domain-containing protein: protein MELLTRNNFEGWMQKLMERLDRQDELLLAMKAEGKQPTITESIRLFDNQDLCMLLQISKRTLQRYRSVGALPYKTLGKKTYYSEEDVLTFLSNHIKDFKKEDIAFYKARIHNFFHK from the coding sequence ATGGAACTGCTCACACGAAACAACTTCGAGGGCTGGATGCAGAAGCTGATGGAACGGCTCGACCGTCAGGACGAACTGCTGCTGGCGATGAAGGCTGAGGGGAAACAGCCCACTATCACGGAAAGCATCCGCCTTTTCGACAATCAGGATTTGTGCATGTTGCTCCAGATAAGCAAACGCACCCTCCAACGCTACCGCAGCGTAGGCGCATTGCCCTACAAGACGCTGGGCAAGAAGACCTATTACAGCGAGGAGGACGTGCTGACATTCCTTTCCAACCATATCAAGGACTTCAAAAAGGAAGATATAGCCTTCTACAAGGCTCGTATCCATAATTTCTTTCATAAATAA
- a CDS encoding site-specific integrase has protein sequence MKSTFSVIYYLKRQVVKKDGTVPVMGRITVDGSQTQFSCKLTVDPKLWDTKGGRVTGRSTAALETNRMLDKMRVRINRHYQEIMERDNFVTAEKVKNAFLGLEHRYHTLMQVFRQHNEDYEKQVEAGMKAKGTLLKYRTVYKHMQEFLDIRYHVKDIALKELTPAFISDFEMFLRTDKHCCTNTVWLYVCPLRTMVFIAINNEWLTRDPFREYEIKKEETTRSFLTKDEIRLLMEGKLKNAKQELYRDLYLFCAFTGLSFADMRNLTEENIRTYFDEHEWININRQKTGVVSNIRLLDIANRIIGKYRGLCGDGRIFPVPHYNTCLAGIRAVAKRCGITKHITWHQSRHTAATTIFLSNGVPIETVSSMLGHKSIKTTQIYAKITKEKLNQDMENLAARLNGVEEFAGCTI, from the coding sequence ATGAAGAGTACATTTTCAGTAATCTACTACCTCAAGCGTCAGGTAGTGAAAAAGGACGGGACAGTTCCCGTCATGGGACGCATCACGGTGGACGGCAGCCAGACACAGTTCAGCTGCAAACTGACTGTCGATCCGAAACTGTGGGACACCAAAGGTGGACGTGTCACGGGCAGAAGCACGGCGGCACTCGAAACGAACCGTATGCTTGACAAGATGCGGGTACGCATCAACAGGCATTATCAGGAAATCATGGAGCGTGACAACTTCGTCACGGCGGAGAAGGTGAAGAACGCCTTTCTCGGACTGGAACACCGCTACCACACGCTGATGCAGGTGTTCCGCCAGCACAACGAGGACTACGAGAAGCAGGTGGAGGCAGGCATGAAAGCCAAAGGCACGCTGCTGAAGTACCGCACCGTTTACAAGCACATGCAAGAGTTCCTCGACATCCGCTACCATGTGAAGGACATCGCCCTAAAAGAGCTTACCCCGGCTTTCATCTCCGACTTCGAGATGTTCCTGCGCACGGACAAGCACTGCTGCACCAATACCGTGTGGCTGTACGTCTGCCCGTTACGGACGATGGTATTCATCGCCATCAACAACGAGTGGCTGACGCGCGACCCGTTCCGCGAGTATGAAATCAAGAAGGAGGAAACAACACGCAGTTTCCTGACCAAAGATGAGATCCGCCTGCTGATGGAGGGGAAACTGAAAAACGCCAAACAGGAATTGTACCGCGACCTCTACCTGTTCTGCGCCTTCACGGGGCTGTCGTTCGCGGATATGCGCAACCTTACGGAAGAGAATATCCGCACCTACTTCGACGAACACGAGTGGATAAACATCAACCGCCAGAAAACGGGCGTGGTGTCCAACATCCGCCTGCTCGACATCGCCAACCGCATAATCGGCAAATACCGGGGACTGTGCGGGGACGGCAGGATATTTCCCGTTCCGCATTATAACACGTGCCTTGCCGGTATCCGTGCCGTCGCCAAGCGTTGCGGCATCACCAAGCATATCACGTGGCATCAGAGCCGCCACACGGCAGCCACGACGATATTCCTCTCCAACGGTGTTCCCATCGAAACGGTCAGCTCCATGCTCGGACACAAGAGCATAAAGACGACGCAGATTTACGCAAAGATAACCAAAGAGAAGCTCAATCAGGACATGGAGAACCTTGCCGCAAGATTGAACGGCGTCGAGGAATTTGCAGGTTGCACCATCTAA
- the kbl gene encoding glycine C-acetyltransferase, with the protein MYGKMKEHLSNALAEIKEAGLYKEERIIESPQSAAIEVKGKEVLNFCANNYLGLSNHPRLIEGAKKMMDKRGFGMSSVRFICGTQDSHKELEAAISDYFKTEDTILYAACFDANGGVFEPLLTDQDAIISDALNHASIIDGVRLCKAKRYRYANADMADLERCLQESQEQRFRIIVTDGVFSMDGNVAPVDKICDLAEKYNALVMVDESHSAGVVGATGHGVSELCKTYDRVDIYTGTLGKAFGGALGGFTTGRKEIIDMLRQRSRPYLFSNSLAPCIIGASLEVFKMLKESNELHDKLVENVNYFRDKMMAAGFDIKPTQSAICAVMLYDAKLSQVYAAKLLEEGIYVTGFYYPVVPKGEARIRVQLSAGHNREQLDKCINAFIKIGKELGVLK; encoded by the coding sequence ATGTACGGTAAGATGAAAGAACATCTCAGTAATGCACTTGCTGAGATTAAAGAAGCAGGACTTTACAAAGAAGAAAGAATCATTGAGAGTCCTCAAAGTGCAGCAATCGAAGTAAAAGGTAAGGAAGTTTTGAACTTCTGTGCAAACAATTATCTTGGTCTTTCTAATCATCCACGTTTGATAGAAGGTGCTAAGAAGATGATGGACAAGCGAGGATTCGGTATGTCCTCTGTTCGTTTTATCTGTGGAACACAGGACAGCCACAAGGAACTTGAGGCTGCCATCTCTGATTACTTCAAGACAGAAGACACTATTCTCTATGCTGCTTGCTTTGACGCTAATGGTGGAGTCTTTGAACCATTGCTCACCGATCAGGATGCTATTATCTCTGACGCACTCAACCACGCCTCTATTATTGATGGTGTACGCCTTTGTAAAGCGAAGCGTTATCGCTATGCAAATGCTGACATGGCAGACCTTGAACGTTGTCTACAAGAGTCACAGGAACAGCGTTTCCGTATCATCGTTACGGATGGTGTGTTCTCTATGGACGGTAACGTTGCTCCAGTTGACAAGATTTGCGACCTCGCTGAGAAGTATAACGCTCTCGTGATGGTTGATGAGTCTCACTCTGCCGGTGTCGTTGGTGCTACTGGTCATGGTGTAAGCGAACTCTGCAAGACCTATGATCGTGTGGATATCTACACTGGTACACTCGGTAAGGCATTTGGTGGTGCGCTCGGTGGCTTCACAACTGGTCGTAAGGAAATCATTGACATGCTTCGTCAGCGCAGTCGCCCATACCTCTTCTCTAACTCACTTGCACCTTGTATTATCGGTGCCAGCCTTGAAGTGTTCAAGATGTTGAAGGAGAGTAATGAACTTCATGACAAGCTTGTTGAGAACGTAAACTACTTCCGCGATAAGATGATGGCTGCTGGTTTTGATATTAAACCAACCCAGAGTGCTATCTGTGCGGTAATGCTTTACGATGCAAAGTTGTCTCAGGTATATGCAGCTAAGCTCCTTGAAGAGGGTATCTATGTAACTGGTTTCTATTATCCAGTAGTACCAAAGGGCGAGGCTCGTATTCGTGTTCAGCTCTCAGCTGGTCATAATCGTGAGCAACTTGACAAGTGTATCAACGCTTTCATCAAGATTGGTAAGGAACTTGGTGTGTTGAAATAG
- a CDS encoding SPFH domain-containing protein has protein sequence MLPVALVVTFCVIGLAFFSFVNPSYDQEAALKMKPIFFGSTRVADEPVNSITLIAPTTTAVYFNILPQKMQFQFDDLLSNDNTPLDVNMYMIIQVKKGQTPDLLRNYGENWFENFIEPYFRNKVREYVSSCSPFDLMSNREVLAKFDDRIKQSMRQYVASLSRKANFPIDIQQVITDRVMPNKEQLEEMNKTAASIQAKQTQEKRAEMELARAKAERNKAVADKAYMTELNLSPAQFIQLRAWDVIEKKNGANIDVLFGGGETPMWNIRR, from the coding sequence TTGCTTCCAGTAGCTCTTGTAGTCACTTTTTGTGTTATTGGTCTTGCTTTCTTCTCGTTTGTAAATCCTTCTTACGACCAAGAAGCGGCATTAAAGATGAAGCCTATCTTCTTTGGTAGTACGCGTGTTGCTGATGAACCAGTAAATTCAATTACACTGATTGCACCAACAACGACCGCTGTCTACTTTAATATCCTGCCACAGAAGATGCAGTTCCAATTTGATGATTTGCTTTCAAACGACAATACTCCACTTGATGTGAATATGTATATGATCATTCAAGTGAAGAAAGGACAGACTCCTGACTTGCTGAGGAACTATGGAGAGAACTGGTTTGAGAACTTTATTGAACCTTACTTCCGCAATAAAGTGCGTGAGTATGTATCCTCTTGTTCACCATTCGACTTGATGAGTAATCGTGAGGTTCTTGCAAAGTTCGATGACCGTATTAAGCAGTCTATGCGCCAGTATGTAGCCTCTTTGTCACGAAAGGCAAACTTTCCTATTGATATTCAGCAGGTAATTACCGACCGTGTGATGCCTAACAAGGAGCAGTTGGAAGAGATGAACAAGACTGCTGCAAGTATTCAGGCAAAGCAAACACAAGAGAAGCGTGCCGAAATGGAACTTGCACGTGCTAAGGCTGAGCGTAATAAGGCGGTGGCTGATAAGGCTTATATGACCGAACTAAACCTCTCTCCAGCACAGTTCATACAGTTGCGTGCATGGGATGTTATCGAAAAGAAGAATGGTGCTAACATAGATGTTCTCTTTGGAGGAGGCGAAACACCGATGTGGAATATTCGTCGATAA
- a CDS encoding helix-turn-helix domain-containing protein codes for MMNENNDVFTMEDEPIASVVQDMRKGSKWLSAFLESYRPPLDGERYLTDGEVSELLRVSRRTLQEYRNNRVLPFILLGGKVLYPETGLRGVLEANYRKPLE; via the coding sequence ATGATGAACGAGAACAACGATGTTTTTACGATGGAAGACGAGCCGATAGCCTCTGTGGTGCAGGATATGCGCAAAGGCTCGAAATGGCTGTCCGCATTTCTGGAAAGCTACCGTCCTCCGCTGGACGGGGAACGTTACCTGACGGACGGCGAGGTGTCGGAACTGCTCCGTGTGAGCCGGCGCACCTTGCAGGAATACCGCAACAACCGCGTGTTGCCCTTCATACTTTTGGGAGGGAAGGTGCTTTACCCGGAAACGGGGCTGCGCGGGGTACTGGAAGCGAACTACCGCAAGCCGCTGGAGTGA
- a CDS encoding DUF1896 domain-containing protein → MNNKKKNEGQTDFSYYGLYLLDYLRTNKFEQADDTAFIRERADRAAETYERARLEGYPADGAQELAMDTLLRGLHYSRYAILREVVENEFADEVPEEKREAFVLKLLPLVGNVFSVYDLSDDNFALSSDYDLLYTELTGATVLYLDEYGV, encoded by the coding sequence ATGAACAACAAGAAGAAAAACGAGGGTCAGACCGACTTTTCCTATTACGGTCTGTACCTGCTGGACTATCTCCGCACGAACAAGTTTGAACAGGCTGACGACACCGCTTTCATACGGGAACGGGCCGACCGTGCCGCCGAAACGTATGAGAGGGCACGGCTTGAAGGCTATCCCGCCGATGGTGCGCAGGAACTGGCGATGGACACGCTGCTGCGCGGGCTGCATTATTCCCGTTACGCCATCCTCCGCGAAGTCGTGGAAAACGAGTTTGCCGATGAAGTGCCGGAAGAGAAGCGTGAAGCCTTTGTCCTGAAACTGCTGCCGCTTGTCGGCAACGTGTTCTCCGTCTATGACCTCTCGGATGACAATTTCGCCCTGTCTTCCGATTACGACCTGCTCTACACGGAGCTGACGGGAGCAACCGTCCTTTACTTAGACGAATATGGCGTTTAA
- a CDS encoding helix-turn-helix domain-containing protein, translated as MNMEIVSIEKKTFEMMVAAFGALSEKVAALRRKSDTGRMERWLTGEEVCGQLRISPRTLQTLRDRRLIGYSQINRRFYYKPEEVKRLIPLVGTLYPHGR; from the coding sequence ATGAATATGGAAATAGTATCTATCGAGAAAAAGACTTTCGAGATGATGGTGGCGGCATTCGGCGCACTCTCGGAGAAGGTCGCCGCCCTGAGGCGCAAAAGCGACACGGGGCGCATGGAAAGATGGCTCACGGGCGAGGAGGTCTGCGGGCAGTTGAGAATAAGCCCGCGCACGTTGCAGACGCTGCGTGACAGGCGGCTTATCGGCTACTCGCAGATAAACCGCAGGTTCTATTACAAGCCAGAGGAGGTGAAGCGGCTGATACCGCTTGTCGGCACGCTCTATCCGCACGGCAGATGA
- a CDS encoding NAD-dependent epimerase/dehydratase family protein, with translation MKNVLVIGSTGQIGSELTRELRKRYGNDSIVAGYIKGAEPKGELKESGPSAEADVTNPEMIADVVKKYNIDTIYNLAALLSVVAEKKPQLAWKIGIDGLWNILEVARENNCAVFTPSSIGSFGLSTPHTQTPQDTVQRPGTIYGVSKVTTELLSDYYFKKYGVDTRSVRFPGLISYVTPPGGGTTDYAVDIYYAAVRGEKFVCPIKKGTLMDMMYMPDGLHAAISLMEADPTRLVHRNGFNIASMSFDPDEIFNAIKRYKPDFEMEYDVDPLKQGIADSWPDSLDDSCARAEWDWSPQYDLDAMTVDMLKNLEAKLK, from the coding sequence ATGAAAAATGTATTGGTCATAGGCTCTACAGGTCAAATCGGCTCAGAGCTTACCCGAGAACTTAGAAAACGTTATGGAAACGACAGCATTGTTGCTGGTTACATTAAAGGAGCAGAACCTAAAGGTGAACTGAAAGAAAGCGGTCCATCAGCAGAGGCCGACGTTACTAACCCAGAGATGATTGCCGATGTTGTTAAGAAATACAACATTGACACCATTTACAACCTTGCCGCATTACTCTCTGTAGTAGCAGAAAAGAAGCCGCAATTAGCTTGGAAAATCGGTATTGACGGTCTGTGGAACATCTTGGAAGTAGCACGTGAGAACAACTGTGCGGTCTTTACTCCAAGTTCTATCGGATCATTCGGTTTGAGTACACCTCACACACAGACGCCACAGGACACTGTTCAACGCCCTGGTACAATCTATGGTGTGTCAAAGGTTACCACAGAGTTGCTCAGCGACTACTACTTTAAGAAGTATGGTGTTGATACCCGTTCAGTACGTTTCCCAGGTTTGATTTCCTACGTAACTCCTCCAGGTGGTGGTACTACTGACTATGCAGTTGACATCTATTACGCTGCTGTTCGTGGTGAGAAGTTCGTGTGTCCTATCAAGAAGGGAACACTGATGGACATGATGTACATGCCAGATGGCTTGCACGCAGCTATCTCATTGATGGAAGCTGACCCAACTCGTTTGGTTCATCGCAATGGTTTCAACATTGCATCTATGAGCTTCGACCCTGACGAAATCTTCAATGCTATCAAGCGTTACAAGCCTGACTTTGAGATGGAATACGACGTAGACCCACTCAAGCAGGGTATTGCTGACAGTTGGCCAGACAGTCTTGACGACAGTTGCGCACGCGCTGAATGGGATTGGAGCCCTCAGTATGACCTCGACGCTATGACTGTTGACATGCTGAAGAATCTTGAGGCTAAGCTAAAATAA
- a CDS encoding helix-turn-helix domain-containing protein, with protein MLKPLLFIAEFCRRNKKKGLNMKVITMESSAYKEMMAQIANIAGYIREARDEKKRKRETEDKLLDTAQAAKMLNVSKRTMQRMRTDHRIEYVVVRGSCRYRLSEILRLLEDNTVRNEEGTIDTLFHNHTLRTGGKPKGRRT; from the coding sequence TTGTTAAAGCCCCTTTTGTTTATTGCCGAATTTTGTCGCAGAAACAAAAAGAAAGGACTGAACATGAAAGTGATAACAATGGAAAGTTCCGCCTACAAGGAGATGATGGCGCAGATTGCGAACATCGCAGGGTACATCCGCGAGGCAAGGGACGAGAAGAAACGGAAGCGGGAAACCGAAGACAAGCTGCTTGACACGGCACAGGCGGCGAAGATGCTCAACGTGAGCAAGCGCACCATGCAGCGTATGCGCACCGACCACCGTATCGAGTATGTGGTGGTACGCGGAAGCTGCCGCTACCGCCTTTCCGAGATACTGCGGCTATTGGAGGACAACACAGTAAGGAACGAGGAAGGGACAATAGACACCCTGTTCCACAACCACACGCTGCGCACGGGCGGCAAACCAAAAGGAAGGAGGACATAG